The following proteins are encoded in a genomic region of Chlamydiota bacterium:
- a CDS encoding VCBS repeat-containing protein — METAGTSMKTSALIWMAGAIFFSASYCSADFIQAQGTGLNPNSWVYQAWGDFDNDGLLDILEHGSLVPPLGPWQHYQTLYRNEGNEHFLEVPFPVGGTSAFSVNFPYATDNLWVDDNRDGNLDIVARKYTYLNNGNGVFTKSSNAFPTLISFISWGDYDNDGDPDAVVSYLVSLHNWSTRIFRNDGNGVMTALNSPSIDIEDGDAAWFDMDNDGYLDLVVSGWDAHAGGHTRLYRNNTNGTFTQMNNTGLPDLGWTPSISVGDYDGDGYLDIAMLGATVDEYPYTGILRNNQNGTFTDIGANLVQYILGWLAFGDYNNDGKLDIAVIGNYHNPGQPIVYQNQGHDIFTGLPYPLKPCEFDDKPFLCWVDYDNDGRLDLSYSGLEAGPGAFNTLYRNIGDPMQPAFFNKRPAAPTLATQYGTQFSGTVTLQWNPVTTDETPAAAMTYNLRVGTSPGACDVVSADADSSHPTNNTLLGNVQNGTFAKLKVPAGNIAPKQYYWAVQAVDGGYRSSEWSRESMFVRPPKGAPIAKPTPGGATSTR; from the coding sequence ATGGAAACAGCGGGGACGAGCATGAAGACCTCTGCGTTAATTTGGATGGCGGGCGCGATCTTCTTCTCCGCCTCATATTGCTCGGCTGACTTCATTCAGGCGCAAGGCACCGGCTTAAATCCAAATTCCTGGGTGTACCAAGCCTGGGGTGATTTCGACAATGACGGCCTCTTGGATATCCTTGAACATGGGAGTCTTGTGCCTCCTTTGGGTCCATGGCAGCATTACCAAACTCTGTACCGTAATGAGGGTAATGAACATTTCCTCGAAGTTCCATTTCCCGTGGGCGGTACCTCCGCCTTTTCGGTTAACTTTCCATACGCGACGGATAATCTGTGGGTGGATGACAACAGGGACGGGAACCTGGACATCGTAGCGCGCAAGTATACATATCTGAACAACGGCAACGGTGTATTTACCAAAAGCAGCAACGCCTTCCCCACCTTAATCAGTTTCATCTCATGGGGAGATTACGATAACGACGGCGATCCCGACGCGGTCGTTTCTTATCTGGTCTCGCTCCACAACTGGTCGACCAGAATATTCAGAAACGACGGCAACGGTGTCATGACGGCTTTAAACTCGCCTTCAATAGATATTGAGGATGGAGACGCGGCCTGGTTCGACATGGACAATGACGGGTACCTTGATCTCGTTGTCAGTGGATGGGATGCCCACGCCGGAGGCCACACCCGTCTCTACAGGAATAATACGAACGGCACATTCACGCAAATGAACAACACTGGGTTGCCCGACTTGGGCTGGACACCGAGCATATCGGTGGGAGATTACGATGGTGACGGATACCTCGACATCGCCATGCTTGGAGCAACGGTAGACGAATATCCATACACAGGTATTCTCCGGAACAACCAGAACGGCACATTCACCGATATCGGCGCGAATCTCGTGCAATATATTCTTGGTTGGCTTGCTTTCGGGGATTACAACAACGACGGCAAGCTTGATATCGCAGTAATCGGGAATTACCACAATCCCGGACAGCCGATCGTGTATCAGAATCAAGGGCATGATATCTTTACCGGGCTTCCGTATCCGTTGAAGCCGTGTGAGTTTGACGACAAACCATTTTTGTGCTGGGTGGATTACGATAATGACGGACGGCTTGATCTCTCATACTCCGGGCTGGAAGCGGGACCGGGGGCGTTCAACACGCTCTATCGAAACATAGGCGATCCCATGCAACCGGCGTTCTTCAACAAGCGGCCAGCCGCGCCTACGCTCGCCACGCAGTACGGAACGCAGTTCTCGGGGACGGTGACGCTGCAGTGGAACCCGGTGACCACGGACGAGACGCCCGCGGCGGCGATGACGTACAACCTGCGGGTGGGGACGAGCCCGGGGGCGTGCGACGTGGTTTCGGCGGACGCCGACTCGTCGCACCCGACGAATAACACGCTCCTCGGCAATGTACAGAATGGAACGTTCGCCAAGCTCAAGGTGCCAGCCGGGAATATCGCTCCGAAACAGTACTACTGGGCGGTGCAGGCGGTGGACGGGGGGTACCGGAGCTCGGAGTGGAGCCGGGAATCGATGTTCGTGCGGCCGCCGAAGGGCGCTCCCATCGCGAAGCCGACGCCTGGGGGGGCGACTTCAACCCGCTGA